Proteins encoded in a region of the Mycolicibacterium duvalii genome:
- a CDS encoding TerC family protein, with protein sequence MLEISPLTWVVTVAVIIGLLAVDLILAALRPHKVGFREATAWSVFYIAVAIGFGLWFLWAYGTNAGTEYFAGYIVEKSLSVDNLFVFVIIMATFAVPEEHQHKVLTFGIILALIMRAIFIALGATLISLFSFMFLLFGILLIWTAIQLFRHRDEDPDIENNIMIRATRRFIPISNEYDGGKLFTRDNGRKVATPLLAVLIAIGSVDLLFALDSIPAVFGITREPYIVFAANAFALLGLRALFFLVKGLLDRLVYLSTGLSIILAFIGVKLVLHWAHVDINPSIPEVDTYLSLVVIVVILTIVTVASLIKTRRDPTAKAHPGSLRATKPKEQTDGSQ encoded by the coding sequence ATGCTCGAGATCAGCCCGTTGACCTGGGTCGTCACCGTCGCCGTGATCATCGGACTGTTGGCGGTGGATCTGATCCTGGCGGCACTGCGGCCGCACAAGGTCGGATTCCGGGAAGCGACGGCGTGGTCGGTGTTCTACATCGCGGTCGCCATCGGCTTCGGGCTGTGGTTCTTGTGGGCCTACGGCACCAATGCGGGCACCGAGTACTTCGCCGGCTACATCGTCGAGAAGAGCCTGTCGGTCGACAACCTGTTCGTCTTCGTGATCATCATGGCCACCTTCGCGGTGCCCGAGGAACACCAGCACAAGGTGCTGACCTTCGGCATCATCCTGGCGCTGATCATGCGCGCGATCTTCATCGCGCTGGGCGCGACGCTGATCTCGCTGTTCTCGTTCATGTTCCTGCTGTTCGGCATCCTGCTGATCTGGACCGCGATCCAGTTGTTCCGGCACCGCGACGAGGACCCGGACATCGAGAACAACATCATGATTCGCGCGACGCGGCGATTCATCCCCATCAGCAACGAGTACGACGGCGGCAAGCTCTTCACCCGGGACAACGGGCGGAAGGTGGCGACTCCGCTGCTGGCGGTGCTCATCGCGATCGGCAGCGTCGACCTGCTCTTCGCGCTGGACTCGATCCCCGCGGTGTTCGGCATCACCCGCGAGCCCTACATCGTCTTCGCGGCCAACGCGTTTGCGTTGCTCGGCCTGCGGGCGCTGTTCTTCCTGGTGAAGGGCCTGCTGGACCGGTTGGTGTACCTGTCGACGGGGTTGTCGATCATCCTGGCCTTCATCGGGGTCAAGCTGGTGCTGCACTGGGCCCACGTCGACATCAACCCGAGCATCCCCGAGGTGGACACCTACCTGAGCCTGGTGGTCATCGTGGTGATCCTGACCATCGTGACCGTCGCCAGCCTGATCAAGACGCGCCGCGACCCGACCGCCAAGGCCCACCCCGGCTCGCTGCGCGCCACCAAGCCCAAGGAGCAGACCGACGGCTCTCAGTGA
- a CDS encoding selenocysteine-specific translation elongation factor, producing the protein MFVVTTAGHVDHGKSTLVHRLTGMWPDRLAEEQRRGLTIDLGFAWTTLEDRQIAFVDVPGHERFVGNMLAGVGPVPATMFVVAATEGWMPQSEEHYAALQALGVRHTMVVISKADLADPGRTIAQVREHIPGVPVVLGTDMAAVRRELMRLTDRLPAPDPDADVRLWVDRAFTVRGAGTVVTGTLTAGTLRVGDDLEHDGRRVTVRGLQSLGDDHTEVSAVARVAVNLRGVDRQAIGRGDTVRTPGAWLDTSEVDVALRRADTLHEQLVLHVGAAAVPVRVRPLGDAAARLRLSRPLPLRLGDTGLLRDPGEHRIAAGVEVLDVRPPALRRRGAARARAAQLATGRVPPPVCARVTELRAMGFGVDGTRVGEWVVDPAWWDARRDAARHAVQHWSADHDVAAGMPMETLRQQLELPAVELVAPLLDGTGLQLAGGRVRRPGEQLPERVDAAVRQIEARLADEPFRAPEADELSALGLGAKELAAAVRAGRLVKIADGVVLGRDVHDRAAAALAGLAPPFTVAEAKRAWDTTRRVAVPLLESLDAKRVTRRNADGTRVLDAH; encoded by the coding sequence GTGTTCGTCGTAACCACTGCCGGCCATGTCGATCACGGCAAATCCACTCTGGTGCACCGGCTTACCGGGATGTGGCCGGACCGGCTGGCCGAGGAGCAGCGGCGCGGGCTGACGATCGACCTCGGCTTCGCGTGGACGACGCTCGAGGACCGGCAGATCGCGTTCGTCGACGTGCCGGGCCACGAACGGTTCGTCGGCAACATGCTGGCCGGGGTGGGGCCGGTGCCGGCAACGATGTTCGTCGTTGCCGCGACCGAAGGCTGGATGCCGCAATCCGAGGAGCACTACGCGGCGCTGCAGGCGCTCGGGGTGCGCCACACGATGGTGGTGATCAGCAAGGCCGACCTCGCCGACCCGGGCCGCACGATCGCGCAGGTGCGGGAACACATTCCGGGCGTCCCGGTGGTGCTCGGCACCGATATGGCCGCGGTACGCAGGGAACTCATGCGGCTCACCGACCGGCTGCCGGCGCCGGACCCGGACGCCGACGTGCGGCTGTGGGTGGACCGGGCCTTCACGGTGCGCGGCGCGGGCACCGTGGTGACCGGCACGCTGACGGCGGGCACGCTGCGAGTCGGCGACGACCTCGAACACGACGGCCGACGGGTCACCGTGCGCGGCCTGCAGTCGCTGGGCGACGACCACACCGAGGTCTCGGCGGTGGCCCGGGTGGCGGTGAACCTGCGTGGGGTGGACCGGCAAGCGATCGGCCGCGGGGACACGGTACGCACCCCGGGCGCGTGGCTGGACACCAGCGAGGTCGATGTCGCGCTGCGCCGGGCCGACACGTTGCACGAACAACTGGTGCTGCACGTCGGCGCAGCCGCGGTGCCGGTGCGGGTGCGACCGCTCGGCGACGCCGCGGCCCGGTTGCGGTTGTCCCGGCCATTGCCTTTGCGCCTCGGCGACACCGGCCTGCTGCGCGACCCCGGCGAACACCGCATCGCCGCCGGCGTCGAAGTGCTCGACGTCCGACCACCCGCACTGCGCCGGCGCGGGGCCGCCCGTGCCCGCGCCGCGCAACTGGCCACCGGCCGCGTGCCGCCCCCGGTCTGCGCACGCGTAACGGAGTTGCGTGCCATGGGTTTCGGCGTCGACGGCACCCGGGTCGGGGAGTGGGTCGTCGACCCGGCGTGGTGGGACGCCCGGCGCGACGCGGCCCGCCACGCGGTGCAGCACTGGTCGGCTGACCACGACGTCGCCGCGGGCATGCCGATGGAGACGCTGCGTCAGCAACTTGAGCTGCCGGCGGTCGAGCTGGTGGCGCCGCTGCTCGACGGCACCGGACTGCAACTGGCCGGCGGGCGGGTGCGCCGGCCCGGTGAGCAGCTGCCCGAGCGGGTCGACGCGGCGGTGCGCCAGATCGAGGCGCGGCTGGCCGACGAACCGTTCCGCGCCCCGGAGGCCGACGAACTGAGCGCGCTCGGTCTCGGTGCGAAGGAGCTGGCCGCGGCGGTGCGCGCGGGGCGGCTGGTCAAGATCGCCGACGGGGTGGTGCTGGGCCGCGACGTGCACGACCGGGCCGCCGCGGCGCTGGCCGGCCTGGCGCCTCCGTTCACTGTCGCCGAGGCCAAGCGGGCGTGGGACACCACCCGCCGCGTCGCGGTGCCGCTGCTGGAAAGCCTGGACGCGAAACGGGTCACGCGCCGAAACGCCGACGGCACCCGGGTGCTCGACGCTCACTGA
- the selA gene encoding L-seryl-tRNA(Sec) selenium transferase: MGDPRRRVPRTDALLADPRLAKAAERLGRTLVKTVIADAQQRARAGEIAPEQVADHAVAALPVSAATLRPVINATGVVVHTNLGRAPLSRAALDAVHTASGATDVEFDLATGRRARRGRGALAALAQAVPSAGGVHVVNNNAAALLLTAMTLAPGKEIVVSRGELIEIGDGFRLPELMASAGARIREVGTTNRTHLRDYTDAIGPDTGFVLKVHPSNYLVSGFTAAVPINELARLDAPLVVDIGSGLLTPHPVMPDEPDATTALRDGADLVTASGDKLLGGPQAGLLFGTAEVIERLRRHPAARALRVDKLTLAALEATVVGPPTPVAQALDADVDGLRERARRLAAQLPQADAVDCVAAVGGGGAPGVELPSAAISLPETYAAPLRVGTPSVVGRIEDGRCLLDLRTVAPDDDDALLEAVRACSS; the protein is encoded by the coding sequence ATGGGTGACCCGCGGCGGCGGGTGCCGCGCACCGATGCGCTGCTGGCCGACCCGCGGCTGGCGAAAGCCGCCGAGCGGCTGGGCCGCACGCTGGTCAAGACGGTGATCGCTGACGCGCAGCAGCGCGCCCGGGCCGGGGAGATCGCCCCCGAGCAGGTCGCCGACCACGCCGTCGCGGCGCTGCCGGTCAGCGCCGCCACGCTGCGGCCGGTTATCAACGCCACCGGCGTGGTGGTGCACACCAATCTGGGCCGCGCGCCGCTGTCGCGGGCGGCGCTCGACGCCGTGCACACCGCCAGCGGCGCCACCGACGTCGAGTTCGACCTGGCCACCGGTCGCCGGGCCCGCCGCGGCCGGGGGGCGCTGGCCGCGCTGGCGCAGGCCGTGCCGAGCGCCGGCGGGGTGCACGTGGTCAACAACAACGCCGCCGCGCTGCTGCTGACGGCGATGACGCTGGCCCCGGGCAAGGAGATCGTGGTCAGCCGCGGCGAGCTGATCGAGATCGGCGACGGGTTCCGGCTGCCCGAGCTGATGGCCTCGGCCGGGGCGCGCATCCGTGAGGTCGGCACCACCAACCGCACGCACCTACGCGACTACACCGACGCGATCGGCCCGGACACCGGGTTCGTCCTCAAGGTGCACCCGTCGAACTACCTGGTGAGCGGATTCACCGCCGCGGTGCCGATCAACGAGCTGGCTCGGCTGGACGCTCCACTGGTGGTCGACATCGGCTCGGGCCTGCTGACGCCGCACCCGGTGATGCCCGACGAACCCGACGCGACGACCGCCCTGCGCGATGGCGCCGACCTGGTCACCGCGAGCGGGGACAAGCTGCTCGGCGGCCCGCAGGCCGGTCTGCTCTTCGGCACCGCCGAGGTGATCGAACGGTTGCGCCGCCATCCCGCCGCGCGGGCACTGCGGGTGGACAAGCTGACCCTGGCCGCTTTGGAGGCGACGGTGGTCGGTCCACCGACGCCGGTCGCGCAGGCGCTGGACGCGGACGTCGACGGGCTACGGGAGCGGGCTCGGCGGCTGGCCGCGCAGCTGCCGCAGGCCGACGCGGTCGACTGTGTGGCCGCGGTCGGGGGTGGGGGCGCGCCGGGGGTCGAATTGCCCAGCGCCGCAATCAGTCTGCCCGAGACCTACGCCGCGCCGCTACGGGTGGGGACGCCGTCGGTGGTCGGCCGGATCGAGGACGGCCGCTGTCTGCTGGATCTGCGCACGGTGGCACCCGACGACGACGACGCGCTGCTGGAGGCCGTTCGGGCGTGTTCGTCGTAA
- the selD gene encoding selenide, water dikinase SelD produces the protein MSTRLTQYAHGGGCACKIPPGELEDVVRGLTGRTPTDPVGELLVGLDDGDDAAAVRIDGDTALIATTDFFTPVVDDPYDWGRIAAANALSDVYAMGGRPVVAVNLLGWPRDVLPFELAAETLRGGMDVCGEAGCHLAGGHSVDDPEPKYGLAVTGIADPNRLLRNDTGAPGLPLSLTKPLGIGVLNSRHKNTGERFEQAIAVMTTLNAAASAAALRAGVECATDVTGFGLLGHLHKLARASGVTAVIDSAAVPYLDGARDALRDGFVSGGTRRNLDWVAPHVDLSAIGDDDALLLADAQTSGGLLIAGEIPGAPVVGELIPRGRHTIVVR, from the coding sequence ATGTCGACGCGTCTGACCCAGTACGCCCACGGCGGCGGCTGCGCCTGCAAGATCCCGCCCGGCGAGCTCGAGGACGTGGTCCGCGGGTTGACCGGCCGCACCCCGACCGACCCCGTCGGCGAGCTGCTGGTCGGCCTCGACGACGGCGACGACGCCGCGGCCGTGCGCATCGACGGCGACACCGCGCTGATCGCGACGACGGATTTCTTCACCCCGGTCGTCGACGATCCGTACGACTGGGGACGCATCGCGGCGGCCAACGCGCTCTCCGACGTCTACGCGATGGGCGGTCGCCCGGTGGTCGCGGTCAACCTGCTCGGCTGGCCGCGCGACGTGCTGCCGTTCGAACTGGCTGCCGAGACGCTGCGCGGCGGGATGGACGTGTGCGGCGAGGCCGGCTGCCATCTGGCCGGCGGGCACAGCGTCGACGACCCCGAACCCAAGTACGGGCTGGCGGTCACCGGCATCGCCGACCCGAACCGGTTGCTGCGCAACGACACCGGCGCACCCGGCCTGCCATTGTCGCTGACCAAGCCGCTGGGCATCGGGGTGCTCAACAGCCGCCACAAGAACACCGGCGAACGCTTCGAGCAGGCCATCGCGGTGATGACCACGCTCAACGCCGCGGCCTCGGCCGCCGCGCTGCGCGCCGGAGTCGAATGCGCCACCGACGTCACCGGTTTCGGATTGCTCGGGCATCTGCACAAGCTGGCCCGAGCCAGCGGTGTCACCGCGGTGATCGACTCGGCCGCGGTGCCCTATCTCGACGGTGCCCGCGACGCGTTGCGGGACGGCTTCGTCAGCGGCGGCACCCGCCGCAACCTCGACTGGGTGGCCCCGCACGTCGACCTATCCGCGATCGGGGACGACGACGCCCTGCTGCTGGCCGATGCGCAGACCTCCGGCGGGCTGCTCATCGCCGGCGAGATCCCGGGTGCCCCGGTGGTCGGAGAGCTGATCCCGCGCGGGCGGCACACGATCGTCGTCCGTTGA
- a CDS encoding fatty acyl-AMP ligase translates to MSRFTDTMYRNAQLSRHGLNTGEPHAPVRHTWAQVHQRARCIAGGLAAVGVGPGDAVAVLAGAPVEIAPTAQGIWMRGASLTMLHQPTPRTDLVRWAAETTAVITMISAKAVVVSDPFMAAAPVLEDLGMTVLTVEDLLRSAPVDPVDTDDDAVALMQLTSGSTGSPKAVRITHANIVANAEAMTEGCEFDLDTDVIVSWLPCFHDMGMTGYLTVPMFYGAELVKVTPMDFLSDILLWPRLIQKYRGTMTAAPNFAYTLLARRLRRQAAPGEFDLSSLRWALSGAEQVDPIDVDDLCAAAVPFGLNPAAIVPAYGMAETTVAVSFSACGGGMVVDEVDADLLALLHHAVPATGGRTRRLVSLGRPLRGLQVRIVDKDGAHLPARGVGVIEVRGAPVADGYTTVAGFIAAQDECGWYDTGDLGYLTETGEVVVCGRLKDVIIMAGRNIYPTDIERAAARVAGVRPGCAVAVRLDAGRSRESFAVAVESKDFGDEEQVRRIEREVAHEVFSEVDVRPRKVVVLAPGTIPKTASGKLRRAHALALVD, encoded by the coding sequence ATGAGCAGATTCACCGACACCATGTACCGCAACGCCCAGCTGAGCAGGCACGGGCTCAACACCGGCGAACCCCACGCGCCCGTCCGACACACCTGGGCGCAGGTGCACCAGCGCGCCCGGTGCATCGCCGGAGGGCTGGCCGCCGTCGGCGTCGGTCCCGGTGATGCGGTCGCCGTGCTGGCGGGTGCGCCGGTGGAGATCGCGCCGACCGCCCAGGGCATCTGGATGCGCGGCGCGAGCCTGACCATGCTGCACCAGCCCACGCCGCGCACCGACCTGGTGCGCTGGGCCGCAGAGACCACTGCCGTCATCACGATGATCTCCGCGAAAGCCGTCGTCGTCTCGGACCCGTTCATGGCGGCGGCGCCGGTGCTCGAAGACCTCGGAATGACCGTGCTGACCGTCGAGGACCTGCTGCGCAGCGCTCCGGTCGACCCGGTCGACACCGATGATGACGCGGTCGCGCTGATGCAGTTGACCAGCGGCTCCACCGGATCACCGAAAGCTGTGCGGATCACCCACGCCAACATCGTCGCCAACGCCGAAGCGATGACCGAGGGCTGCGAATTCGACCTCGACACCGACGTGATCGTCAGTTGGCTGCCCTGCTTTCACGACATGGGCATGACGGGCTACCTGACGGTGCCGATGTTCTACGGCGCCGAACTGGTCAAGGTCACCCCGATGGATTTCCTGAGCGATATCCTGTTGTGGCCGCGCCTGATTCAGAAGTATCGCGGCACCATGACCGCCGCTCCCAACTTCGCCTACACCTTGCTCGCGCGGCGGTTGCGCCGACAGGCGGCCCCGGGCGAGTTCGACCTGTCGTCGCTGCGCTGGGCGTTGTCGGGCGCCGAGCAGGTCGACCCGATCGACGTCGACGACCTGTGCGCGGCCGCCGTCCCGTTCGGTCTGAACCCCGCCGCGATCGTTCCCGCCTACGGAATGGCCGAGACCACCGTGGCGGTGTCGTTCTCCGCGTGCGGTGGCGGCATGGTCGTCGACGAGGTCGACGCCGACCTGCTCGCTCTGCTGCACCACGCGGTACCCGCAACCGGTGGGCGTACCCGTCGGCTGGTGTCGCTGGGTCGTCCGCTGCGCGGACTGCAGGTGCGCATCGTCGACAAGGACGGCGCCCACCTGCCGGCACGCGGTGTCGGGGTGATCGAGGTTCGGGGCGCCCCGGTCGCCGACGGCTACACGACGGTCGCGGGATTCATTGCCGCACAGGATGAGTGTGGCTGGTATGACACCGGTGACCTCGGCTACCTGACCGAGACCGGTGAGGTCGTGGTGTGCGGGCGACTCAAAGACGTCATCATCATGGCCGGGCGCAACATCTACCCGACCGATATCGAACGCGCCGCCGCCCGCGTCGCCGGGGTGCGGCCCGGGTGTGCCGTCGCAGTCCGGCTGGATGCCGGCCGGTCCCGGGAATCGTTCGCGGTTGCGGTGGAATCCAAGGATTTCGGCGACGAAGAACAGGTGCGCCGCATCGAGCGCGAGGTCGCTCACGAGGTGTTCAGTGAGGTCGACGTACGGCCCCGAAAGGTGGTGGTGCTCGCGCCCGGCACCATCCCCAAGACTGCGTCGGGCAAGCTGCGCCGCGCGCACGCTCTGGCCCTGGTCGACTAG